A region from the Geobacillus vulcani PSS1 genome encodes:
- the smc gene encoding chromosome segregation protein SMC, whose amino-acid sequence MFLKRLDVIGFKSFADRVSIEFVPGVTAVVGPNGSGKSNITDAIRWVLGEQSAKSLRGAKMEDVIFAGSESRKPLNVAEVTITLDNEDGFLPLEYQEVSVTRRVYRSGESEFFINRQPCRLKDIVDLFLDSGLGKEAFSIIGQGRVEEILSSKPEERRTIFEEAAGVLKYKLRKKKAETKLAETQDNLHRVNDILHELEQQLEPLRMQASLAKEYLEKREELERFEVALMVHDIEQLRGQWNELKEALDEHQRDEVALAAALQKMEAQIEQLRDQMTAIDESVDGLQQVLLLASEELEKLEGRKEVLKERKRHAQKRKEQLDDIMFTLAAKQRRLTEQLQAERGELARLEAAAAALGQELKEREAALLLHEVDLEEEIEQRKGDYIDLVHEQAALKNERAHVEQAISKLHAKRTALDEANRRHLAEREQLEQKRVALQMEQARLEQALAEANNKQAALAAALAAQKTELEQHEALLHQARQYRQQTKARKQWLEEMQHDYAGFVQGVKEVLKARDRLPGIHGAVVELIRVPDRYETAIETALGGAMQHIVVDSEQAARQAIHYLKTNGYGRATFLPLDVIQARALSERERAAIDRHPAFVGIASELVEYDRAYRAAIAHLLGHVIVTADLKGANELAKLLHYRYRLVTLDGDVVSPGGAMTGGGAPKKTASLLSRNRELETLSAKLQEMDETIARLEQDVAAKRREQAEQEAQAAALQEEVAALREALQGQKDEQRELEWQKKRIDERLALYDEEKANDEREMAELNRRLDAIDAQLARLAEKLQAIDDDISRLQAQKQTEQTTKEALQAAITEQKIALAETKERVKHARRKVEEWEAELAETIRGFKEAERERAALDAEMEAPEWNEKEIEQLRKQKLEDKQKTVELIASRREQRLDFQRRLEHLEQEWKEAKRQHKQLTDVVKDEEVKLNRLDVELENLLVRLREEYGLSFEAARSAYPLEIGADEARKRVKLIKRAMEELGTVNLGAIDEYERVSERHRFLSEQKADLEEAKATLHQVIDEMDEEMKKRFLTTFEQIRTHFGEVFRELFGGGRADLRLTDPNDLLETGVDIVAQPPGKKLQHLSLLSGGERALTAIALLFSILKVRPVPFCVLDEVEAALDEANVQRYAQYLKRFSRDTQFIVITHRKGTMEEADVLYGVTMQESGVSKLVSVRLEDSKELVRS is encoded by the coding sequence ATGTTCCTTAAACGATTGGATGTGATCGGCTTTAAATCGTTCGCCGACCGTGTATCGATCGAGTTTGTTCCCGGTGTGACGGCGGTCGTCGGTCCGAACGGGAGCGGCAAAAGCAACATTACCGATGCGATCCGTTGGGTGCTCGGCGAGCAATCGGCGAAATCGCTGCGCGGGGCGAAAATGGAAGACGTCATTTTTGCCGGCAGCGAATCGCGCAAGCCGCTCAATGTCGCAGAAGTGACGATCACGCTCGACAATGAAGACGGCTTTTTGCCGCTTGAGTACCAGGAAGTAAGCGTGACCCGACGCGTCTATCGTTCGGGAGAGAGCGAGTTTTTCATCAATCGCCAGCCGTGCCGTTTGAAAGACATCGTCGATTTGTTTCTCGATTCCGGGCTCGGCAAGGAGGCGTTTTCCATCATTGGGCAAGGCCGGGTCGAAGAGATTTTAAGCAGCAAGCCGGAAGAGCGGCGCACCATTTTTGAAGAAGCGGCCGGCGTGTTGAAGTACAAGCTGCGGAAAAAAAAGGCAGAGACGAAACTAGCGGAAACGCAGGACAACTTGCACCGCGTCAACGATATTTTGCACGAGCTCGAACAGCAGCTTGAACCACTCCGCATGCAGGCGTCGCTCGCCAAAGAGTATTTGGAAAAACGCGAGGAACTCGAGCGATTTGAAGTGGCGCTGATGGTTCACGACATTGAGCAGCTGCGCGGGCAATGGAATGAGTTGAAGGAAGCGCTTGATGAGCACCAACGGGACGAAGTGGCGCTGGCGGCGGCGCTGCAGAAAATGGAAGCCCAAATCGAGCAGCTGCGTGATCAAATGACCGCCATTGACGAATCGGTCGACGGTCTGCAGCAGGTGCTCCTGTTGGCGAGCGAAGAGCTTGAGAAGCTCGAAGGACGGAAGGAAGTGCTGAAAGAGCGGAAAAGGCATGCACAAAAGCGGAAAGAGCAGCTTGATGACATCATGTTCACCTTGGCGGCCAAACAGCGCCGTTTGACGGAGCAACTGCAAGCCGAGCGGGGGGAATTGGCACGATTGGAAGCGGCTGCTGCGGCGCTCGGACAGGAGTTGAAAGAACGAGAGGCTGCTCTTTTGTTGCATGAAGTGGATCTTGAAGAAGAAATCGAGCAGCGAAAAGGCGATTATATCGACCTTGTTCATGAACAGGCGGCGTTGAAAAATGAACGGGCGCATGTGGAGCAAGCCATCAGCAAGCTGCATGCCAAGCGGACGGCGCTCGATGAAGCGAACCGCCGCCATCTCGCCGAACGCGAACAGCTTGAGCAAAAACGCGTCGCCTTGCAGATGGAGCAGGCCCGGCTTGAGCAGGCGCTGGCGGAAGCGAATAACAAGCAAGCCGCTCTCGCCGCGGCGCTTGCGGCGCAAAAAACGGAGCTCGAGCAGCATGAAGCATTGCTGCACCAGGCGCGCCAATACCGGCAACAAACAAAAGCGCGAAAGCAATGGTTGGAAGAGATGCAACATGATTATGCCGGTTTTGTCCAAGGGGTAAAAGAAGTATTAAAGGCGCGCGACCGGCTGCCTGGCATTCATGGCGCCGTTGTTGAGCTTATTCGCGTGCCGGACCGCTATGAGACAGCGATTGAAACAGCGCTCGGCGGCGCGATGCAACATATCGTCGTTGACAGTGAACAGGCGGCGCGGCAGGCGATTCACTATTTGAAAACGAACGGCTACGGGCGGGCGACGTTTTTGCCTCTGGACGTCATTCAAGCGCGTGCGCTTTCCGAACGAGAGAGAGCAGCGATTGACCGCCATCCGGCGTTTGTCGGCATTGCAAGCGAACTCGTGGAATACGACCGCGCCTATAGGGCAGCGATCGCCCATTTGCTCGGCCATGTCATCGTGACAGCCGATTTAAAAGGCGCGAATGAGCTGGCCAAGCTTCTTCACTATCGCTATCGCCTCGTGACATTGGACGGTGATGTCGTCAGCCCCGGCGGGGCGATGACCGGCGGCGGGGCGCCGAAAAAAACCGCGTCGTTGCTAAGTCGAAACCGCGAGCTCGAGACGCTTTCGGCCAAACTGCAGGAAATGGATGAAACAATCGCTCGGCTTGAGCAGGATGTTGCCGCAAAACGACGCGAGCAGGCAGAGCAGGAAGCGCAGGCGGCCGCGCTGCAAGAGGAGGTTGCAGCGTTGCGGGAGGCCCTGCAAGGACAAAAGGACGAGCAGCGCGAGCTCGAATGGCAGAAAAAGCGGATCGACGAGCGGCTCGCATTGTATGATGAAGAAAAGGCGAACGATGAGCGTGAAATGGCAGAGCTCAACCGCCGCCTTGACGCCATTGACGCACAGCTGGCGCGGCTTGCCGAGAAACTGCAGGCGATCGATGACGACATCAGCCGGCTGCAGGCGCAAAAACAGACGGAACAAACGACGAAAGAGGCGCTCCAAGCAGCGATCACCGAGCAAAAAATCGCCTTGGCGGAAACGAAAGAGCGCGTGAAACATGCGCGTCGGAAAGTGGAAGAATGGGAAGCGGAGCTTGCCGAAACGATCCGCGGGTTCAAAGAAGCGGAGCGCGAACGGGCCGCCTTGGATGCGGAAATGGAGGCCCCGGAATGGAACGAAAAAGAGATTGAGCAGCTGCGAAAGCAAAAGCTCGAAGACAAGCAAAAAACGGTGGAACTGATCGCGAGCCGCCGTGAACAGCGGCTCGATTTCCAACGCCGTCTTGAACATTTGGAACAGGAATGGAAAGAGGCAAAGCGGCAGCATAAACAGCTCACCGATGTTGTGAAAGACGAAGAAGTGAAGTTGAACCGGCTTGATGTGGAGCTTGAGAATTTGCTTGTCCGGCTGCGTGAAGAGTATGGACTGTCGTTTGAAGCGGCCCGCTCCGCCTATCCGCTTGAGATCGGCGCCGATGAGGCGCGCAAGCGGGTGAAGCTGATCAAGCGGGCCATGGAGGAGCTCGGCACCGTCAACTTGGGGGCGATCGATGAATATGAACGCGTTTCCGAACGGCACCGCTTCTTAAGCGAGCAAAAAGCCGATTTGGAAGAAGCGAAGGCGACGCTCCATCAAGTGATCGATGAAATGGATGAAGAAATGAAAAAACGATTTCTTACGACGTTTGAACAAATCCGCACCCATTTCGGCGAGGTGTTCCGCGAGCTGTTCGGCGGCGGACGCGCTGATTTGCGGCTGACCGACCCGAACGACTTGCTTGAAACGGGTGTCGACATCGTCGCCCAGCCGCCGGGGAAAAAGCTGCAGCATTTAAGCTTGCTTTCGGGCGGGGAGCGGGCGCTGACGGCGATCGCCCTCTTGTTTTCGATTTTGAAAGTGCGCCCGGTGCCGTTTTGCGTCCTTGATGAAGTCGAGGCGGCGCTTGATGAAGCGAACGTGCAACGGTATGCCCAATATTTGAAACGGTTCAGCCGCGACACGCAGTTTATTGTCATCACCCATCGAAAAGGGACGATGGAAGAGGCGGACGTGCTGTATGGCGTCACGATGCAGGAATCGGGCGTCTCCAAGCTTGTTTCCGTCCGTCTGGAAGATTCAAAGGAGCTTGTGCGGTCATAA
- the ftsY gene encoding signal recognition particle-docking protein FtsY — protein MGFFQKLKEKWTKQADAVTEKFKEGLSKTRHSLAGKVNDLIARYRKVDEEFFEELEEILIAADVGVATVMELVDELKMEVKRRNIQDPAQMRDVIAEKLIDIYRAGADDKELSALNIQEGGLTVMLFVGVNGVGKTTTIGKLAYKLKSEGKSVLLAAGDTFRAGAIEQLEVWGERVGVDVIKQAAGSDPAAVMYDAIQAAKARGIDVLLCDTAGRLQNKVNLMKELEKVKRVISREIPGAPHEVLLVLDATTGQNAMSQAKLFKEATDVTGIVLTKLDGTAKGGIVLAIRNEMAIPVKLVGLGEKMDDLQVFDPEQYVYGLFADLFEQ, from the coding sequence ATGGGCTTTTTTCAAAAATTGAAAGAAAAATGGACAAAGCAAGCGGATGCCGTCACGGAAAAATTTAAGGAAGGGCTGTCCAAAACGCGACATTCGCTCGCCGGAAAAGTAAACGACCTCATCGCCCGCTATCGGAAAGTGGATGAAGAGTTTTTTGAAGAGCTTGAGGAAATTTTAATCGCTGCCGATGTGGGCGTCGCGACCGTTATGGAGTTGGTCGACGAGCTCAAGATGGAAGTGAAGCGCCGCAACATTCAAGACCCGGCGCAAATGCGCGATGTCATCGCTGAAAAACTCATTGACATTTACCGCGCCGGCGCGGATGACAAAGAACTTTCCGCTTTGAATATACAAGAAGGCGGGCTGACGGTCATGTTGTTCGTCGGCGTCAACGGCGTCGGCAAGACAACGACGATCGGCAAGCTTGCCTATAAACTGAAATCGGAAGGAAAATCGGTGCTCTTGGCTGCGGGCGACACGTTCCGCGCCGGGGCGATCGAGCAGCTCGAAGTATGGGGCGAGCGCGTCGGAGTCGACGTCATTAAGCAAGCCGCCGGCTCCGACCCGGCAGCAGTCATGTATGATGCGATTCAAGCGGCGAAAGCGCGCGGAATCGATGTATTGTTGTGCGACACGGCCGGGCGGCTGCAAAACAAAGTGAACTTAATGAAAGAGCTTGAAAAAGTGAAGCGCGTCATCAGCCGCGAAATTCCGGGCGCCCCGCATGAAGTGCTGCTTGTGCTCGATGCGACGACGGGGCAAAACGCGATGAGTCAGGCTAAACTGTTTAAAGAGGCGACCGATGTGACCGGCATCGTGTTGACGAAGCTGGACGGCACGGCAAAAGGCGGCATCGTGCTCGCCATTCGCAACGAGATGGCCATCCCGGTGAAACTCGTCGGCCTCGGCGAAAAGATGGACGATTTGCAAGTGTTCGATCCAGAACAGTACGTCTACGGATTGTTTGCCGATTTGTTTGAACAATAA
- a CDS encoding putative DNA-binding protein, with amino-acid sequence MLEKTMRMNYLYDFYQALLTPKQRNYMALYYLDDYSLGEIAEQYEVSRQAVYDNIRRTEAMLEQYEEKLGLLRKYERRRQIIERLKDYISRHYGADAELAALVNELDELD; translated from the coding sequence GTGCTGGAAAAAACGATGCGCATGAACTATTTATACGATTTTTACCAAGCGCTGTTGACACCGAAGCAGCGCAATTACATGGCGCTGTACTACTTGGACGACTACTCCCTCGGGGAAATTGCCGAACAATATGAGGTGAGCCGCCAGGCGGTGTACGATAACATCCGGCGTACGGAAGCGATGCTGGAACAGTATGAAGAGAAGCTCGGGCTGCTGCGGAAATATGAACGGCGGCGGCAGATCATCGAGCGGCTGAAAGACTACATCAGCCGGCACTACGGCGCTGACGCCGAATTGGCGGCGCTCGTCAATGAGCTTGATGAACTTGACTAG
- the rimM gene encoding ribosome maturation factor RimM (Essential for efficient processing of 16S rRNA), protein MERWFNVGKIVNTHGIRGEVRVISRTDFPEERYKKGNKLYIFRERDAEPIEVTVKSHRVHKSFDLLSFEGYDSINDVERFKGAMLKVPESQLGELAEGEYYFHEIIGCTVVTEGGETIGAVKEILTPGANDVWVVRRKDGTDALIPYIDEVVLHVDPERKTIIIRPMEGLLE, encoded by the coding sequence ATGGAACGATGGTTTAATGTTGGAAAAATCGTCAATACGCACGGCATTCGCGGTGAAGTGCGCGTCATTTCGCGCACCGATTTTCCTGAAGAACGGTATAAAAAAGGGAACAAGCTGTACATTTTCCGCGAGCGGGACGCGGAACCGATTGAAGTCACGGTGAAAAGCCACCGCGTCCATAAATCGTTTGACTTGTTGTCGTTTGAAGGCTATGACAGCATCAACGATGTGGAGCGATTTAAGGGAGCGATGCTGAAAGTGCCGGAAAGCCAACTCGGCGAACTCGCGGAAGGGGAATATTATTTCCACGAGATCATCGGTTGCACCGTGGTGACAGAAGGCGGAGAGACCATCGGCGCGGTAAAGGAAATTTTGACTCCAGGAGCGAACGATGTCTGGGTTGTCCGGCGCAAAGACGGCACCGATGCGCTCATTCCATACATTGACGAGGTCGTTTTGCACGTCGATCCGGAGCGGAAAACGATCATCATCCGCCCGATGGAAGGATTGCTTGAATGA
- the rnc gene encoding ribonuclease III, with amino-acid sequence MSKPKDRERIHEKRRAKFQELQKKIGITFRNEKLLIQAFTHSSYVNEHRRRLHEDNERLEFLGDAVLELTVSQYLFQKFPHMSEGQLTKLRAAIVCEPSLVKFANALSFGELVLLGKGEELTGGRTRPALLADVFEAFIGALYLDQGMDAVIRFLEQTMFPKIDEGAFSHVMDFKSQLQELVQRDGSGTLEYAILEEKGPAHNKEFVARVALNGQELGIGVGRSKKEAEQHAAQMALETLRAADQQ; translated from the coding sequence ATGTCAAAACCAAAAGATCGAGAACGCATCCATGAAAAGAGGCGGGCGAAGTTTCAAGAGTTGCAAAAAAAAATCGGCATCACCTTTCGAAACGAAAAGCTACTGATTCAAGCGTTCACCCATTCATCGTATGTGAATGAGCATCGGCGGCGGCTTCACGAAGACAATGAACGGCTCGAGTTTTTGGGCGATGCCGTGCTGGAGCTGACCGTTTCTCAATATTTATTTCAAAAGTTCCCGCATATGAGCGAAGGTCAATTGACGAAGCTGAGGGCAGCCATCGTCTGCGAGCCGTCGCTTGTGAAATTTGCCAACGCTCTGTCGTTCGGCGAGCTCGTCTTGCTCGGCAAAGGCGAGGAGCTGACCGGCGGGCGAACGCGCCCGGCGCTCTTGGCGGACGTCTTTGAGGCGTTCATCGGCGCTTTGTATTTGGATCAAGGAATGGATGCGGTCATCCGTTTTTTGGAGCAAACGATGTTCCCGAAAATTGACGAAGGTGCTTTTTCTCATGTGATGGATTTTAAAAGCCAGCTGCAGGAATTGGTGCAGCGCGACGGCAGTGGAACGCTTGAATATGCCATTTTGGAGGAAAAAGGTCCGGCCCACAACAAGGAGTTTGTCGCCCGCGTAGCGTTAAACGGCCAAGAGCTTGGCATCGGCGTCGGCCGCTCGAAAAAAGAAGCCGAACAGCATGCGGCGCAAATGGCGCTCGAAACATTGCGGGCTGCCGATCAGCAGTGA
- the trmD gene encoding tRNA (guanosine(37)-N1)-methyltransferase TrmD gives MRIDILTLFPGMFSGVLNESILKKAQEKGAVDIHLVDFREFADNKHKTVDDYPYGGGAGMVLKPQPIFDAVEHVTAGSPGARIILLCPQGERYTQKKAEELAKERHLVLICGHYEGYDERIRQYLATDEISIGDYILTGGELGAMVIVDSVVRLLPGVLGNEASPVDDSFSSGLLEYPQYTRPADFRGMKVPDILLSGNHQLIAEWREKESLRRTFLRRPDLLDEYPLTDKQKQWLKEWEKERE, from the coding sequence ATGCGGATCGATATTTTAACGTTGTTCCCCGGCATGTTTTCCGGCGTGTTGAACGAGTCGATTTTAAAGAAGGCGCAAGAAAAAGGGGCGGTTGACATCCATCTTGTCGATTTCCGCGAGTTTGCCGACAACAAGCATAAAACGGTCGACGATTATCCGTACGGCGGCGGCGCCGGCATGGTGCTCAAGCCGCAGCCGATTTTTGATGCAGTCGAGCACGTCACCGCTGGATCGCCTGGCGCCCGCATCATTTTGCTTTGCCCGCAAGGCGAGCGCTACACGCAAAAAAAGGCGGAAGAGCTGGCGAAAGAAAGGCATTTGGTGCTCATTTGCGGTCATTACGAAGGGTATGACGAACGCATTCGCCAATATTTGGCGACTGATGAAATTTCAATTGGGGATTACATTCTAACAGGCGGGGAGCTCGGCGCCATGGTCATTGTCGACAGCGTCGTCCGTCTTCTTCCCGGCGTGCTCGGCAATGAGGCGTCGCCGGTCGATGACTCGTTCAGCTCGGGGTTGCTTGAGTACCCACAATACACAAGACCGGCCGATTTCCGCGGCATGAAAGTGCCGGATATTCTGCTTTCTGGCAACCATCAGCTCATCGCCGAGTGGCGCGAGAAAGAGTCGCTTCGGCGCACGTTTTTGCGCCGTCCGGACTTGCTCGATGAATATCCGCTTACAGACAAGCAAAAGCAATGGCTGAAAGAGTGGGAAAAGGAGCGCGAATAG
- the ffh gene encoding signal recognition particle protein has protein sequence MAFEGLSERLQQVMNRIRGKGKVTEADVKEMMREVRLALLEADVNFKVVKDFINRVSERAVGQEVMKSLTPGQQVIKVVKEELTALMGGEQSPIAVAKKPPTVVMMVGLQGAGKTTTTGKLANLLRKRHNRKPLLVAADVYRPAAIKQLETLGKQLDVPVFSLGERANPVEIAKQALERAKEEHYDYVLIDTAGRLHIDEALMDELKQMKEAVKPDEIFLVVDAMTGQDAVNVAQSFHEQLGITGVILTKLDGDTRGGAALSIRAVTGAPIKFAGMGEKLDALEPFHPERMASRILGMGDVLTLIEKAQAAVDEEKAKELEQKMRTATFTLDDFLEQLGQVRKLGPLDELIKMLPGANKIKGLANIQVDEKQIARVEAIIRSMTKEEKTHPEIINSSRKRRIAKGSGTTVQEVNRLLKQFDEMKKMMKMMTNMPKGKKKGFRFPFM, from the coding sequence GTGGCGTTTGAAGGATTGTCTGAACGTTTGCAGCAGGTGATGAACCGCATCCGCGGCAAAGGGAAAGTCACCGAAGCGGATGTCAAAGAGATGATGCGCGAAGTGCGCCTTGCGCTTTTGGAAGCCGACGTCAACTTTAAAGTCGTCAAAGATTTCATCAATCGGGTGAGCGAGCGGGCCGTCGGGCAGGAAGTGATGAAAAGCTTGACGCCGGGCCAGCAGGTGATTAAAGTTGTCAAAGAAGAGTTGACGGCGTTAATGGGCGGCGAGCAAAGCCCAATCGCCGTCGCGAAGAAACCGCCGACCGTGGTGATGATGGTCGGGCTGCAAGGGGCCGGGAAGACGACGACGACCGGGAAGCTGGCCAACCTGTTGCGCAAGCGGCATAATCGGAAGCCGCTCCTGGTGGCCGCCGACGTCTATCGACCGGCGGCGATCAAGCAGCTTGAGACGCTTGGCAAGCAGCTCGACGTGCCTGTCTTTTCGTTAGGCGAGCGCGCCAATCCGGTGGAGATTGCCAAACAGGCGCTCGAGCGGGCGAAAGAGGAGCATTATGATTACGTGCTCATTGACACAGCCGGCCGCCTCCACATTGATGAAGCGCTCATGGATGAGCTGAAGCAAATGAAAGAAGCGGTCAAGCCGGATGAAATTTTCCTCGTCGTCGACGCCATGACTGGGCAAGATGCTGTCAATGTCGCGCAAAGCTTCCATGAACAGCTCGGCATCACCGGGGTGATTTTGACGAAGCTCGATGGCGATACGCGGGGTGGGGCGGCGCTGTCGATCCGCGCCGTCACCGGAGCGCCGATCAAGTTTGCTGGGATGGGCGAAAAGCTTGACGCGTTGGAGCCGTTCCATCCGGAGCGAATGGCGTCGCGCATTCTAGGAATGGGCGATGTGTTGACGCTCATCGAAAAGGCGCAGGCAGCCGTTGACGAGGAGAAGGCGAAGGAGCTCGAGCAAAAAATGCGCACGGCTACCTTCACACTTGACGATTTTTTGGAGCAGCTCGGTCAAGTGCGCAAGCTCGGACCACTTGACGAACTGATTAAAATGTTGCCGGGTGCCAACAAAATCAAAGGGCTCGCCAATATTCAAGTCGATGAAAAGCAAATCGCCCGTGTTGAGGCGATCATCCGCTCGATGACGAAAGAAGAGAAAACGCATCCGGAAATCATCAACAGCAGCCGAAAACGGCGGATCGCCAAAGGAAGCGGCACGACGGTGCAAGAAGTGAATCGGCTTTTGAAGCAGTTTGACGAGATGAAAAAAATGATGAAAATGATGACGAATATGCCAAAAGGGAAAAAGAAAGGATTCCGTTTTCCATTTATGTAA
- a CDS encoding acyl carrier protein, with protein MADVLERVTKIIVDRLGVDESQVTLEASFKDDLGADSLDIVELVMELEDEFNMEISDEEAEKIVTVGDAVNYIKSRL; from the coding sequence ATGGCAGATGTATTGGAACGTGTAACGAAAATCATCGTCGACCGGTTGGGGGTTGACGAATCACAAGTGACGCTTGAGGCATCGTTTAAGGACGACCTGGGCGCTGATTCGCTCGACATCGTCGAACTCGTCATGGAACTTGAAGATGAATTCAACATGGAAATTTCCGATGAAGAGGCGGAAAAAATCGTCACAGTCGGAGATGCTGTGAACTACATAAAAAGCCGTCTGTAA
- the rpsP gene encoding 30S ribosomal protein S16, which yields MAVKIRLKRMGTKKKPFYRIVVADSRSPRDGRFIETIGTYDPVAEPAQVKIDEELALKWLQNGAKPSDTVRSLLSKQGILEKFHNLKYGK from the coding sequence ATGGCAGTAAAAATTCGTTTAAAACGCATGGGGACAAAGAAAAAACCGTTCTACCGCATCGTGGTAGCCGATTCGCGTTCGCCTCGCGACGGTCGTTTTATCGAAACGATCGGCACGTACGATCCGGTCGCTGAGCCGGCGCAAGTGAAAATCGATGAAGAACTGGCGCTCAAATGGCTGCAAAACGGCGCCAAACCGTCGGACACGGTGCGCAGCCTGCTGTCGAAGCAAGGCATTTTAGAGAAATTTCATAACTTGAAATACGGCAAATAA
- a CDS encoding YlqD family protein: MKLIQTVEVRQVVTERSKQELAAAFLARKQQLERECDQLRFEQKRMEKSGNYPPALVKQYFAKEIDERMEKMKLLEFQLEQLHMLPLGSELKEREVEALVEVNVGDRWEEVTKTRVIIVEDGVVKEIR; the protein is encoded by the coding sequence ATGAAGCTCATTCAAACGGTTGAGGTGCGGCAAGTCGTCACCGAACGGAGCAAACAAGAGCTTGCCGCCGCGTTTTTGGCGCGCAAACAGCAGCTTGAGCGCGAATGCGACCAGCTTCGTTTTGAACAGAAACGAATGGAGAAAAGCGGAAACTATCCACCCGCTTTAGTGAAACAATATTTTGCCAAAGAGATTGACGAGCGGATGGAGAAAATGAAACTGCTTGAGTTTCAGCTCGAACAATTACATATGCTACCGTTAGGGAGCGAATTGAAAGAGCGGGAAGTCGAGGCGCTCGTTGAGGTGAACGTCGGCGACCGTTGGGAAGAGGTGACAAAAACGCGCGTCATCATCGTTGAAGATGGCGTCGTCAAAGAGATTCGCTAA
- the fabG gene encoding 3-oxoacyl-[acyl-carrier-protein] reductase, which yields MLEGKIALVTGASRGIGRAVALELARQGANVVVNYAGSEAKANEVVAAIRSLGREAIAVQADVARAEDVERMVKTTLDQFGRLDILVNNAGITRDNLLMRMKEEEWDAVMNTNLKGVFLCTKAAVRPMMKQRYGRIINVASVVGVIGNPGQANYVAAKAGVIGLTKTAARELASRNITVNAVAPGFITTDMTEALSPELKEEMLKQIPLARFGEPDDVARVVAFLASDAASYMTGQTLHVDGGMVMP from the coding sequence ATGCTTGAAGGAAAAATTGCGCTCGTCACCGGGGCTTCGCGCGGCATCGGCCGGGCGGTCGCCCTCGAGCTTGCCCGCCAAGGGGCGAACGTCGTCGTGAACTATGCCGGCAGCGAGGCGAAAGCGAATGAGGTTGTCGCGGCCATCCGCTCGCTCGGCCGCGAAGCGATCGCCGTACAGGCGGACGTCGCCCGCGCTGAAGATGTTGAACGCATGGTGAAAACGACGCTTGACCAATTCGGCCGCCTCGACATTTTGGTCAATAACGCCGGCATTACGCGCGACAATTTATTGATGCGGATGAAAGAGGAAGAATGGGATGCGGTGATGAACACGAACTTAAAAGGGGTATTTCTTTGTACGAAGGCGGCGGTGCGGCCGATGATGAAACAGCGTTACGGGCGGATCATCAACGTCGCTTCGGTCGTCGGTGTGATCGGCAATCCCGGACAGGCGAATTATGTCGCCGCCAAAGCTGGCGTCATCGGTTTGACGAAGACGGCTGCGCGCGAGCTTGCCAGCCGCAACATCACCGTCAATGCCGTTGCTCCAGGGTTCATTACGACCGATATGACCGAAGCGCTCAGCCCGGAGCTGAAGGAGGAAATGTTAAAGCAAATTCCGCTCGCCCGCTTCGGTGAGCCGGATGACGTCGCCCGCGTTGTTGCTTTCCTCGCTTCGGACGCGGCAAGCTACATGACCGGGCAGACACTTCATGTCGATGGCGGCATGGTGATGCCATAA
- the rplS gene encoding 50S ribosomal protein L19: MHHLIQEITKEQLRTDLPDFRPGDTVRVHVKVVEGNRERIQVFEGIVIKRRGAGISETFTVRKVSYGVGVERTFPVHTPKIAKLEVIRRGKVRRAKLYYLRELRGKAARIKENTNAAQ; this comes from the coding sequence ATGCATCATTTAATCCAAGAAATCACGAAAGAACAATTGCGGACGGATTTGCCGGATTTTCGCCCGGGCGACACGGTGCGCGTTCATGTGAAAGTTGTCGAAGGAAACCGCGAACGCATCCAAGTGTTTGAAGGTATCGTCATTAAGCGGCGCGGAGCGGGCATCAGCGAAACGTTCACCGTCCGCAAAGTGTCCTACGGCGTCGGCGTTGAGCGCACATTCCCGGTGCATACGCCGAAAATCGCCAAGCTGGAAGTCATCCGCCGCGGGAAAGTCCGTCGCGCGAAATTGTACTACCTGCGTGAACTTCGTGGCAAAGCAGCGCGCATCAAGGAAAATACGAACGCAGCGCAATAA
- a CDS encoding KH domain-containing protein gives MKPLIETIVKALVDHPEAVAVERREEETAVIYELSVHEDDTGKVIGKQGRTIQAIRTVVAAAAAGSPKRVIVQVKEKG, from the coding sequence ATGAAACCGCTCATTGAAACGATCGTCAAGGCGCTTGTCGATCACCCGGAAGCGGTGGCGGTGGAGCGCCGCGAAGAAGAGACGGCCGTCATCTACGAGCTGTCCGTGCATGAAGACGACACGGGCAAAGTGATTGGCAAACAAGGGCGGACGATCCAGGCGATTCGCACGGTCGTGGCCGCCGCCGCGGCCGGATCGCCAAAGCGGGTGATCGTGCAAGTGAAAGAAAAAGGGTGA